Proteins from one Chryseobacterium arthrosphaerae genomic window:
- a CDS encoding T9SS type B sorting domain-containing protein, with translation MRKLLLFFLLCISQTFYSQADCATALSVCGNSNITYSPSGYGNIKELVNSGSCIDFTGEHNSIWYKITIATGGTLTFDLIPNNPDADYDWAIFGPNVNCGSLGAPIRCNAATVIGPGPATGLNMTSTLTSAAGGSLTPYCRYLDVLPGQTYYLFIDNWVSSTSSTTAPFSLTWGGTATLASPFTDPNIQPHPFNPPGVPAANPADPREVVICARTVLFDFSTLSAGIINGNPNFGVSYHVNQNDALTGNNPITVPTTVDVGTNTIYFYSINYTDPSNPNNPLNKCRQVGKFKFRNGAITGKNATLTACNNNNAGTALFDLTTADVFAGTNVTKKYYHTMSDLNAGINEITNPMAFVSAEGVIYVKITSEFGCTAVAQITLKFYPVVQVKDVVLKSCFIESNPSTALFNLTNAAVAVQQSPVPVKKYYPSLADAVGQTNEILNAGTYIAPNGFVYVRVFNSQGCYNVAKITLEVIPPVYSDVLKDKTICVEDQTTLDAGPGFKSYQWSNGATTQTIKVGIGEYWVKLKTGECITTQTVKVLPSDQPVISGIEISNNTLTVSVTGGTPPYKYSIDNIVWQDSNVFTNLARGEYRVLVKDAYDCDPMEVDVVVPNLVNVITPNADGINDVIDYSALAHKQNLILSVFDRYGGKMFQADKTNGYKWDGTLGGRRVPTGTYWYSVTWNENDKKNTPIKFSGWVLVKNRE, from the coding sequence ATGAGAAAACTTTTACTTTTTTTTCTTCTCTGTATATCACAAACATTTTATTCACAGGCAGATTGTGCTACAGCGCTTTCAGTTTGCGGAAATTCAAACATTACCTACAGCCCTTCAGGATATGGGAATATCAAAGAACTTGTCAACTCCGGAAGCTGTATAGATTTTACAGGGGAGCATAACTCCATCTGGTATAAAATTACCATTGCTACAGGAGGTACCCTTACTTTTGATCTTATTCCCAATAATCCCGATGCAGATTATGATTGGGCTATTTTCGGCCCTAATGTAAATTGCGGAAGCCTGGGCGCTCCGATACGTTGCAACGCAGCAACAGTTATAGGACCCGGTCCTGCAACAGGATTAAATATGACAAGTACCCTCACCAGTGCTGCCGGAGGTTCTCTTACCCCTTACTGCCGGTATCTTGATGTATTGCCGGGACAAACCTATTACTTGTTTATTGATAACTGGGTGAGCAGTACAAGCAGTACAACGGCCCCTTTTTCCCTGACGTGGGGAGGAACAGCCACACTGGCTTCTCCGTTTACCGACCCGAATATCCAGCCTCATCCTTTCAATCCTCCCGGAGTTCCGGCTGCTAATCCTGCCGATCCGAGAGAAGTAGTGATCTGTGCCAGAACAGTTTTGTTTGACTTCTCTACATTGTCAGCAGGAATCATTAACGGAAATCCGAACTTCGGCGTAAGTTATCATGTGAACCAGAATGATGCCTTGACAGGGAATAATCCTATTACCGTTCCTACAACTGTTGATGTGGGCACCAATACAATTTATTTTTACAGTATCAATTATACAGACCCTTCAAATCCAAATAATCCGCTTAATAAATGCAGACAGGTAGGGAAATTTAAATTTAGGAATGGTGCTATTACGGGTAAAAATGCAACATTAACAGCGTGTAACAATAATAATGCGGGAACAGCTCTTTTTGATCTCACAACAGCCGATGTATTTGCAGGAACCAACGTAACTAAAAAATACTATCATACAATGTCAGACCTGAATGCCGGAATCAATGAAATTACAAATCCAATGGCATTTGTTTCTGCAGAAGGTGTTATTTATGTGAAAATCACTTCAGAGTTCGGATGTACTGCTGTAGCACAGATTACTTTGAAATTCTATCCGGTAGTGCAGGTGAAGGATGTTGTCCTGAAATCATGCTTTATAGAGAGCAATCCGTCTACGGCATTATTCAACCTGACAAATGCAGCGGTAGCTGTTCAGCAGAGTCCTGTTCCTGTCAAAAAATATTATCCTTCATTGGCGGATGCGGTGGGGCAGACCAACGAAATCCTGAATGCCGGCACTTACATAGCTCCTAACGGCTTTGTATATGTAAGGGTTTTCAACAGCCAGGGTTGCTATAATGTAGCAAAAATTACTTTAGAGGTTATTCCGCCTGTATATTCTGATGTTCTGAAAGATAAAACTATTTGCGTTGAAGATCAGACAACACTGGACGCAGGTCCTGGATTTAAAAGCTATCAATGGAGCAACGGAGCTACTACCCAGACTATTAAAGTAGGTATTGGAGAATATTGGGTGAAGCTTAAAACAGGCGAGTGTATCACAACACAGACTGTAAAAGTACTGCCTTCGGATCAGCCTGTTATTTCAGGTATTGAGATTTCTAATAATACATTGACAGTATCTGTAACCGGAGGAACACCACCTTACAAATATTCAATAGATAATATTGTATGGCAGGATTCCAATGTTTTCACCAATCTTGCAAGAGGAGAGTACAGGGTATTGGTAAAAGATGCTTATGACTGTGACCCTATGGAAGTGGATGTTGTTGTTCCTAATCTTGTTAATGTGATCACTCCGAACGCAGACGGAATCAATGATGTGATAGATTATTCCGCATTAGCCCATAAACAGAATCTTATCCTGAGTGTTTTTGACAGGTATGGAGGCAAAATGTTCCAGGCAGATAAAACCAATGGCTACAAATGGGACGGAACCCTGGGAGGAAGGAGAGTGCCTACAGGAACCTATTGGTATTCCGTGACATGGAATGAAAATGACAAAAAGAATACCCCTATTAAATTTTCAGGTTGGGTATTGGTGAAAAACAGGGAATAA
- the panC gene encoding pantoate--beta-alanine ligase — protein MEVIKNRKVLQDFIERQKEMGKRIGFAPTMGALHKGHLSLYEEAKKENDLVISSIFVNPTQFNNAEDLEKYPRDINRDILILEKSGLVDAVYIPEVADIYPEKTESKHYDFDGLENEMEGKSRPGHFDGVGTVVEELFRQVQPDNAYFGEKDFQQLAIIRKMVEKTHLPVKIVGVPIYRAENGLALSSRNQRLHEDRKEASKIIYETLKKVNDWFRTVTIPEIKERVTDIFDQQQGMKLEYFLIADEKTLQETDFFYKDRSFRAFIVVVVDGVRLIDNMHLD, from the coding sequence ATGGAAGTTATAAAAAACAGGAAAGTCCTTCAGGATTTCATTGAAAGACAGAAAGAAATGGGAAAAAGAATCGGCTTTGCCCCTACCATGGGAGCCCTGCACAAAGGCCATCTTTCCCTGTATGAAGAAGCAAAAAAGGAGAATGACCTTGTGATTTCTTCAATTTTTGTAAATCCAACCCAGTTCAACAATGCAGAAGATCTTGAAAAATACCCGAGAGACATCAACAGAGATATTCTGATTCTGGAAAAATCCGGTTTGGTAGATGCGGTTTACATTCCGGAAGTCGCTGATATTTACCCTGAAAAAACAGAAAGCAAGCATTATGATTTCGACGGACTGGAAAATGAAATGGAAGGAAAATCAAGGCCGGGGCATTTTGATGGGGTAGGAACCGTGGTAGAAGAACTTTTCAGACAGGTACAGCCTGACAATGCCTATTTCGGAGAAAAAGACTTCCAGCAGCTTGCCATCATCAGAAAAATGGTAGAAAAAACACATCTTCCTGTAAAAATAGTTGGCGTTCCTATCTACAGGGCAGAAAACGGACTGGCCTTAAGCTCAAGAAACCAAAGACTTCACGAAGACCGTAAAGAGGCCTCTAAGATCATTTATGAAACCCTGAAAAAGGTCAACGACTGGTTCAGAACTGTGACCATCCCGGAAATTAAGGAAAGGGTAACCGATATTTTTGACCAGCAGCAGGGAATGAAACTGGAATACTTTCTGATTGCGGATGAAAAGACATTACAGGAAACGGACTTTTTCTATAAAGACAGAAGCTTCAGAGCTTTCATTGTAGTGGTTGTAGACGGTGTAAGATTAATTGACAATATGCATTTGGATTAA
- the mtaB gene encoding tRNA (N(6)-L-threonylcarbamoyladenosine(37)-C(2))-methylthiotransferase MtaB, protein MSTFHRTAAFHTLGCKLNFAETSTIARQLTDAGYDKVSFDEKANVYVINTCSVTENADRECKLHVKRAMKANPEGLVVIVGCYAQLKPEEISQIEGVDLVLGAKEKFNILSYLDDLEKSENEGVVHSCEIEETDFFIGSYSIGDRTRAFLKVQDGCDYKCTYCTIPLARGISRSDTIENVLRNATEIAAKDIKEIVLTGVNIGDYGKGEFGNKRHEHTFLDLISELDKVEGIERIRISSIEPNLLKDESIELVSKSRSFVPHFHIPLQSGSDDLLKKMKRRYLTKLYNDRVNKIREVMPDAAIGVDVIVGFPGETEEKFMETYNFLNGLPITYLHVFTYSERENTEAAAMDGVVPVAERKKRNKMLRILSEKKKMAFYQTQLGKTLPVLWEHENKDGKMFGFTENYVRVQKDFDPASVNQIEFLNLEKILSDGTVSVQSSYQSFLAKA, encoded by the coding sequence ATGTCTACTTTTCACAGAACTGCCGCATTTCATACACTTGGCTGCAAATTAAATTTTGCGGAAACATCTACTATTGCCCGCCAATTGACAGATGCAGGTTATGATAAAGTCAGCTTTGATGAGAAAGCAAATGTATACGTCATCAATACATGTTCGGTTACTGAAAATGCTGACCGTGAGTGTAAACTGCATGTAAAGAGAGCAATGAAAGCCAATCCGGAAGGACTGGTGGTTATTGTAGGCTGCTATGCCCAACTGAAACCTGAAGAAATTTCACAGATTGAAGGCGTTGACCTTGTTTTGGGTGCTAAAGAGAAATTCAATATTCTGAGCTACCTTGATGATCTGGAGAAATCTGAAAATGAAGGCGTAGTTCACTCATGTGAAATTGAAGAAACCGATTTCTTTATCGGAAGTTATTCTATAGGAGACAGAACCAGAGCTTTCCTTAAAGTTCAGGATGGCTGTGACTATAAATGTACGTACTGTACCATTCCGTTAGCAAGAGGGATCTCCCGCTCAGATACCATTGAGAATGTATTGCGAAATGCTACGGAAATCGCGGCCAAAGACATCAAAGAAATTGTACTTACAGGAGTAAATATCGGGGATTACGGTAAAGGGGAGTTCGGAAACAAAAGACACGAGCATACTTTCCTTGATCTTATTTCAGAACTGGATAAAGTAGAAGGAATTGAAAGAATCCGTATTTCGTCTATTGAACCCAACCTTTTAAAAGATGAAAGTATTGAACTGGTTTCTAAAAGCAGAAGCTTTGTTCCGCATTTTCATATTCCGTTACAGTCCGGAAGCGATGATTTGTTGAAAAAAATGAAGCGACGCTACCTGACGAAGCTTTATAATGACAGAGTAAACAAGATCCGCGAGGTAATGCCTGATGCGGCTATCGGTGTAGATGTTATTGTAGGGTTCCCGGGAGAAACAGAAGAGAAATTTATGGAAACATATAATTTCCTTAACGGGCTTCCTATTACTTATCTTCACGTATTTACTTACTCTGAAAGAGAAAATACAGAAGCTGCTGCCATGGACGGTGTTGTTCCGGTAGCCGAAAGAAAAAAACGAAACAAAATGCTCAGAATTCTTTCAGAAAAGAAGAAAATGGCATTTTATCAGACCCAATTGGGGAAAACGCTTCCTGTACTTTGGGAGCATGAAAATAAAGACGGGAAAATGTTTGGCTTCACAGAAAACTATGTGAGAGTCCAGAAAGACTTTGATCCTGCATCCGTAAATCAAATCGAATTTCTAAATTTAGAAAAAATCCTGTCAGATGGCACGGTTTCTGTGCAATCTTCCTACCAAAGTTTTTTAGCAAAAGCATAG
- a CDS encoding DUF6496 domain-containing protein gives MSKTKYSEKAQDKVGKVMHEFKEGKLKSSSGKKVTSRKQAVAIGISEAREKGLKVPAKKKSK, from the coding sequence ATGAGCAAGACGAAATATTCAGAAAAAGCTCAGGACAAAGTAGGAAAAGTTATGCACGAATTCAAGGAAGGAAAGCTGAAATCTTCTTCCGGAAAGAAAGTGACAAGCAGAAAACAAGCCGTAGCCATCGGTATTTCTGAAGCGAGAGAAAAAGGGCTGAAAGTGCCTGCAAAAAAGAAAAGTAAATAA
- a CDS encoding DUF1572 domain-containing protein yields MKDLFIKRFEYYKSLGDKAFGQLTDEQIFWQYNEESNSIAVIVKHVAGNMLSRWTNFLTEDGEKQWRNRDEEFINTFTTKDEVLDFWEKGWKCLFEALNQINDENISSTIYIRGEAHSVIDAVFRQLAHYPYHIGQMVYIAKMIKNEDWKTLSIARNRSQEFNAEMKNKLSGNEEKGNSSPVCFQNSPEVRDEYKQ; encoded by the coding sequence ATGAAAGACCTGTTTATAAAACGTTTTGAATATTATAAATCTCTGGGAGATAAAGCATTTGGCCAGCTTACAGATGAACAGATTTTCTGGCAGTACAATGAAGAAAGCAATTCCATTGCTGTGATTGTAAAGCATGTGGCCGGAAATATGCTTTCAAGATGGACGAATTTTCTGACGGAAGACGGAGAAAAGCAATGGCGTAACCGGGATGAAGAATTTATAAATACCTTTACAACCAAAGATGAAGTTCTTGATTTCTGGGAAAAAGGATGGAAATGTCTGTTTGAAGCGTTAAACCAGATCAATGATGAGAATATCTCTTCAACCATTTATATCAGGGGAGAAGCACATTCTGTGATCGATGCTGTTTTCAGACAGCTTGCCCATTACCCTTACCATATCGGGCAGATGGTGTATATCGCTAAAATGATAAAAAATGAAGACTGGAAGACGCTTTCTATTGCCAGAAACCGGTCTCAGGAATTTAATGCAGAAATGAAAAATAAACTTTCAGGAAACGAAGAGAAAGGGAATTCATCTCCTGTATGTTTTCAGAACAGCCCTGAAGTAAGAGATGAATATAAACAATAG
- the glgP gene encoding alpha-glucan family phosphorylase: MDFRNFKIPYNINPQYSKKTAYFSMEFALEQVLKIYSGGLGFLAGSHMRSAYNLKQDLVGIGILWKFGYYDQARNHDQTLQPVWTRKMYSFLEDTGIKFQIEIHSAPVWVKVWYLDPEIFNTAPMFFLSTDVPENDHVSKTICHKLYDANESTKLAQYILLGKGGAKLLDEMNFEREVYHLNEAHGLPAAFYLLKKFNGDLNKVKEKLVFTTHTPEEAGNEKHNFKLCYDMSYFSGYSMKEVKSIEGTDDDRFNHSLCALKMARIANGVSQLHGVVSRTMWNKYPDICEITSITNAQEFKYWADKPLYNAKDENDETVFDYRKKHLKKKLFSIVADQTGNLFNPNIFTIVWARRFAGYKRADLLLHDKDRFYRLLNNPKYPVQIIWAGKPYPMDYSAISTFNTLVEESKNHKNMAVLTGYELSLSKALKQGSDLWLNNPRVPREASGTSGMTAAMNGSVNLSTDDGWIPEFAKHGENSFVVPKTDYLNMSIYEQDNYDLNKLYEILENEILPAYYDRPDQWRKIQQNAMNDVKDQFNSDRMADEYYKVLYNNAQ, translated from the coding sequence ATGGATTTTAGGAATTTTAAAATACCTTACAACATCAATCCCCAATATTCAAAAAAAACTGCCTATTTCTCAATGGAGTTTGCCCTTGAGCAGGTACTTAAAATATACTCAGGAGGTCTGGGCTTCCTGGCAGGTTCCCATATGAGAAGTGCTTATAACCTGAAGCAGGACCTTGTAGGAATCGGTATTCTCTGGAAGTTCGGATATTATGACCAGGCAAGGAATCATGACCAGACTCTTCAGCCGGTATGGACAAGAAAGATGTACAGTTTTCTGGAAGATACGGGAATAAAATTCCAGATTGAGATCCACAGTGCCCCGGTATGGGTAAAAGTATGGTATCTTGATCCTGAAATTTTCAATACGGCACCCATGTTCTTTCTTTCCACGGATGTTCCTGAAAATGATCACGTTTCAAAAACAATTTGTCATAAATTATATGACGCCAACGAATCTACAAAGCTGGCCCAGTATATTTTGTTAGGAAAAGGAGGCGCCAAGCTACTGGATGAAATGAACTTTGAAAGGGAGGTATACCACCTGAATGAAGCACATGGTCTTCCCGCAGCTTTTTACCTGTTGAAAAAATTTAACGGAGATCTGAACAAGGTAAAAGAGAAACTGGTTTTCACAACCCATACTCCGGAAGAAGCAGGAAATGAAAAGCATAATTTTAAACTGTGCTACGACATGTCTTATTTCTCCGGCTACAGCATGAAAGAAGTAAAAAGTATTGAAGGAACAGACGATGATCGTTTCAATCATTCGCTATGTGCCCTGAAAATGGCAAGAATTGCCAATGGTGTTTCCCAGCTACATGGTGTGGTTTCCAGAACGATGTGGAATAAATATCCTGACATCTGCGAAATCACTTCCATTACCAATGCGCAGGAATTCAAATATTGGGCAGATAAACCGCTTTACAATGCCAAAGACGAAAATGACGAAACTGTTTTTGATTACCGTAAAAAGCATTTAAAGAAAAAACTGTTCAGCATTGTTGCAGACCAGACAGGAAATCTGTTCAATCCGAATATTTTCACCATTGTATGGGCCAGAAGATTTGCCGGCTATAAGCGTGCCGATTTGCTTTTACATGATAAAGACAGATTCTACAGACTTCTGAACAATCCGAAATATCCGGTACAGATCATCTGGGCAGGAAAACCTTATCCTATGGACTATTCTGCGATTTCCACATTCAATACATTGGTGGAAGAAAGTAAGAACCACAAAAATATGGCTGTACTGACCGGATATGAACTTTCATTGAGTAAAGCTCTGAAGCAGGGTTCAGATCTCTGGCTCAATAATCCGAGAGTTCCAAGAGAAGCATCCGGAACTTCCGGAATGACTGCTGCCATGAACGGTTCCGTCAACTTATCCACCGATGACGGATGGATCCCTGAATTTGCAAAACACGGAGAAAACTCTTTTGTGGTGCCTAAAACAGATTATCTGAATATGAGCATTTATGAGCAGGACAATTATGACCTGAATAAGCTGTATGAGATCCTTGAGAACGAAATTCTTCCGGCTTATTATGACCGTCCTGACCAGTGGAGAAAAATACAGCAGAATGCGATGAATGATGTAAAAGATCAGTTCAACAGCGACAGAATGGCTGATGAGTATTATAAAGTACTTTACAATAATGCCCAATAG
- a CDS encoding shikimate kinase produces MVISLIGYMGSGKSHISKILSEKINFKLIDLDKEISRRNKLTIPEIFEKKGEIYFRKLEREALEEILASEENVVLSLGGGTPVYYNNMEIINHNSKSVFLRTSVGTLVERLSKQKEKRPLIANISDEDLPEFIAKHLFERNQFYSKAQFTVGTDSREPEDIVSEIIEKLYL; encoded by the coding sequence ATGGTAATTTCATTGATCGGATACATGGGAAGTGGCAAATCTCACATTTCCAAAATATTAAGCGAAAAAATAAATTTTAAACTCATTGACCTCGATAAAGAGATTTCCAGAAGAAATAAATTAACCATTCCTGAAATTTTTGAAAAAAAGGGTGAAATTTACTTTAGAAAACTGGAAAGGGAGGCTCTGGAAGAAATACTGGCTTCTGAAGAGAATGTAGTACTAAGCCTTGGTGGGGGAACTCCTGTTTATTATAATAATATGGAGATCATTAATCATAATTCTAAAAGTGTCTTTTTAAGAACTTCTGTAGGCACTTTGGTGGAAAGATTATCCAAACAGAAAGAAAAAAGACCGTTGATTGCCAACATATCGGATGAAGATCTTCCGGAATTTATTGCCAAGCATTTATTCGAAAGAAATCAGTTTTACAGTAAAGCACAGTTTACGGTGGGCACAGACTCACGGGAGCCGGAGGATATTGTCAGCGAAATAATAGAAAAGCTCTATCTCTAG
- a CDS encoding FMN-binding glutamate synthase family protein — protein MRDKFLSWGIVLVVATWVIALLIRAHYWIPTLLSAIYALGVYNAYQSKHAILRNFPVLGYFRYFFESISPEMQQYFIERETDGKPFPRNQRSAVYRRAKNLSDTVAFGTQLEVNHRKYEGIKHSIYAKSPSEELPRVWVGGEQCTQPYHASLFNISAMSFGALSDRAQISLNRGAKKGNFYHNTGEGGISPYHLEGGDLCWQIGTGYFGCRDDEGKFNPDLFTKYSTLPNVKMIEIKLSQGAKPGHGGVLPGVKNTPEIAAIRHVTPGMTVISPPSHTAFSDAAGLLRFVQQLRELSGGKPVGFKLCIGDTREFEDICVQMNVLKIYPDFITIDGAEGGTGAAPPEFSDGVGMPLEPALIFVNRTLNNYNVRNKLRVIASGKVLTSLDILRAVAMGADMCNNARGFMFSLGCIQALRCNSNNCPTGVATQDKMLIKGLDVTDKAERVYHFHKNTLHTCNELIAAAGRSSYEEVDASMFMRGDEFDHLADLYFPDILGNVKQKARS, from the coding sequence ATGAGAGATAAGTTTTTATCTTGGGGAATTGTATTAGTAGTTGCTACATGGGTTATAGCACTGCTGATCAGAGCGCATTACTGGATACCGACGCTGTTATCCGCAATTTATGCATTGGGTGTTTACAATGCTTACCAATCGAAACATGCTATTTTGAGGAACTTTCCCGTATTGGGATACTTCAGGTACTTTTTCGAAAGTATTTCACCCGAAATGCAGCAGTATTTCATTGAAAGGGAAACAGATGGGAAACCATTCCCAAGAAACCAGCGTTCTGCAGTATACAGACGTGCTAAAAATTTAAGTGATACGGTAGCCTTCGGTACACAGCTGGAAGTAAATCACAGAAAGTATGAAGGAATCAAGCACTCTATTTACGCCAAATCTCCATCAGAAGAACTTCCGAGAGTCTGGGTAGGAGGAGAACAGTGCACACAGCCTTATCATGCTTCTTTATTCAATATTTCAGCAATGAGTTTCGGAGCTTTGAGCGACAGGGCACAGATTTCATTGAACAGAGGGGCTAAAAAAGGAAATTTTTATCACAATACAGGAGAAGGAGGTATTTCACCTTATCATCTGGAAGGAGGGGATCTATGCTGGCAGATCGGAACCGGATATTTCGGGTGCCGTGATGATGAAGGAAAATTTAATCCTGATTTGTTTACCAAATATTCTACCCTTCCCAATGTGAAAATGATTGAAATCAAATTATCACAGGGTGCAAAACCAGGACATGGAGGAGTGCTTCCGGGAGTGAAGAATACTCCGGAAATTGCAGCCATCCGTCACGTCACTCCGGGAATGACCGTTATTTCGCCACCATCACACACCGCATTTTCTGATGCTGCCGGATTGTTGAGGTTTGTACAGCAGCTAAGAGAGCTTTCAGGAGGAAAACCGGTCGGGTTTAAACTATGTATTGGAGATACCAGAGAATTTGAAGATATCTGCGTACAGATGAATGTACTGAAAATTTATCCGGACTTTATTACCATTGATGGAGCGGAAGGAGGAACAGGAGCTGCACCGCCGGAATTCTCAGATGGGGTAGGGATGCCGTTGGAACCTGCTTTGATCTTCGTAAACAGGACGCTAAACAACTATAATGTAAGAAATAAACTGAGAGTGATTGCCAGCGGTAAAGTGCTTACCAGCCTTGATATCCTTAGAGCAGTTGCCATGGGAGCGGATATGTGTAATAATGCAAGAGGATTCATGTTCTCTTTAGGATGTATCCAGGCGTTGAGATGTAATTCAAACAACTGTCCTACAGGAGTTGCTACACAGGATAAAATGCTTATTAAAGGACTTGATGTAACGGATAAGGCAGAAAGAGTATATCATTTCCATAAAAATACCCTTCATACCTGCAATGAACTTATTGCTGCCGCAGGAAGAAGCTCTTATGAAGAAGTAGATGCCAGCATGTTTATGAGAGGTGATGAGTTTGATCATCTTGCGGATCTTTACTTTCCGGATATTTTAGGGAACGTAAAACAGAAAGCAAGATCATAA
- a CDS encoding glycogen/starch synthase: MPNQKILYITTEMYPYQEDTNMAAVVNKMALKMHQEGNDVRVFMPRFGQISERKFQLHEVIRLSGMNIIINDLDQPLIIKVASLPGERLQVYFIDNEEYFKRKQYYFDDEGNPFEDNDERAIFFARGVIETIKKLNWVPDVIHLNGWMSSFVPIYLKTYYESDTYFKDAKIVLSLYNEKDADLDKKIDEKLKFDNISGLKALDNPTIKSFVIESMNYVDTVVKGDEFLDEDLDQAFNQTATQKSEYLDIDSINQLY, translated from the coding sequence ATGCCGAATCAAAAAATACTGTACATTACTACAGAGATGTATCCATATCAGGAAGATACAAATATGGCTGCAGTGGTAAACAAAATGGCACTTAAGATGCACCAAGAAGGCAATGATGTAAGAGTTTTTATGCCAAGATTTGGACAAATAAGTGAGCGGAAATTCCAGCTTCATGAGGTGATCCGTCTTTCAGGAATGAATATTATCATCAATGACCTGGATCAGCCTCTAATCATTAAAGTAGCGTCTCTTCCGGGGGAAAGACTTCAGGTTTACTTTATTGACAATGAAGAATACTTCAAAAGAAAGCAATATTATTTCGACGATGAAGGAAACCCTTTCGAAGATAATGACGAAAGAGCTATTTTCTTTGCAAGAGGAGTGATTGAGACAATTAAGAAGCTGAACTGGGTGCCGGATGTGATTCATCTGAACGGATGGATGTCTTCTTTTGTTCCGATTTACCTTAAAACATATTACGAATCAGATACTTATTTCAAAGACGCTAAAATTGTACTTTCTTTATACAATGAGAAAGATGCCGATCTTGACAAAAAGATCGATGAAAAGCTGAAGTTTGATAATATTTCAGGATTAAAAGCGTTAGATAACCCAACAATCAAAAGCTTCGTTATCGAAAGTATGAACTATGTGGATACAGTGGTGAAAGGCGATGAATTCCTGGATGAAGATCTGGATCAGGCTTTCAATCAGACAGCGACTCAAAAGTCGGAATATCTTGACATAGATTCAATAAATCAACTTTATTAA
- a CDS encoding RNA-binding S4 domain-containing protein: protein MRIDKFLWSIRFYKTRSIAAEEIKKNRVSIGTSAVKSSKEVKEGDTIKIRKNQIDYKIKVIQIPKSRIGAKLVPLHIQDVTDKEQYELLKLRKMSQDYYRNKGEGRPTKKDRRDMDDYVGNDIDADFTDWDDFFGETGGDAEDED from the coding sequence ATGAGAATAGATAAATTTTTATGGAGCATTCGTTTTTATAAGACGAGAAGTATTGCAGCAGAGGAGATTAAAAAGAACAGAGTTTCTATCGGAACGTCTGCCGTAAAGTCATCTAAGGAGGTAAAAGAAGGAGATACAATCAAGATCCGTAAAAATCAGATTGACTATAAAATAAAGGTGATCCAGATTCCTAAAAGCAGAATAGGGGCAAAGCTGGTTCCGCTTCATATACAGGATGTGACAGATAAAGAACAGTACGAACTGCTGAAACTTCGTAAGATGTCCCAGGACTATTACAGAAATAAAGGAGAAGGAAGACCTACTAAAAAAGACAGAAGAGATATGGATGATTATGTAGGCAATGATATTGATGCCGATTTTACAGACTGGGATGACTTCTTCGGTGAAACGGGTGGCGATGCAGAAGATGAAGATTAA